The Halomonas sp. KG2 genome contains a region encoding:
- a CDS encoding TIM barrel protein, translated as MMNKLSPSSPFTLAVCAEMIFCDLPMLERVKHISELGFQVEIWDWTKHDIDALANSGATFSSMTGYVTGTLADAPGADELLRTAAESVEVAKRLGIPRLNLHGTGLDGNGLPVQPCQQMTGAMWLKARETLNRLADLGEQHGVTFVLENLNTEVDHPGVPFARLEDVLALVESIDRPSLRIMLDVYHAQIGEGNLIELIRRCGPYIGEVQVADVPGRCEPGTGEINYPAIAQALNDIGYRGTVGLEGWASGDDGLALDRFRAAFSF; from the coding sequence ATGATGAATAAGTTGTCCCCATCATCGCCGTTCACGCTGGCTGTCTGTGCTGAAATGATCTTCTGCGATTTGCCGATGCTGGAACGCGTTAAGCATATTTCTGAACTGGGCTTTCAAGTCGAAATCTGGGACTGGACGAAGCACGACATTGACGCGCTGGCCAATAGCGGGGCGACGTTTTCGTCCATGACCGGCTATGTCACCGGCACCCTGGCAGATGCCCCCGGGGCAGATGAATTGCTACGCACCGCCGCTGAGTCGGTTGAGGTAGCAAAGCGCCTTGGCATTCCGCGCCTTAACCTTCACGGCACCGGGCTAGATGGTAATGGGTTGCCCGTTCAGCCTTGCCAGCAGATGACGGGCGCTATGTGGCTAAAAGCCCGCGAAACGCTCAATCGGCTGGCAGATCTCGGCGAGCAGCACGGTGTCACCTTCGTGCTTGAAAACCTTAATACCGAGGTTGATCACCCCGGCGTGCCGTTTGCTCGCCTGGAAGATGTGCTTGCGCTGGTGGAGAGTATCGACCGGCCTAGCTTGCGCATCATGCTAGACGTTTATCACGCCCAAATTGGCGAAGGTAATCTGATTGAATTGATTCGCCGCTGCGGGCCGTACATTGGTGAAGTGCAGGTAGCCGATGTGCCTGGGCGCTGCGAACCGGGGACTGGCGAGATTAACTACCCGGCCATTGCTCAAGCGCTGAACGACATAGGCTATCGCGGCACGGTGGGGTTAGAAGGTTGGGCCTCTGGCGATGACGGCCTCGCCCTTGATCGATTCCGTGCTGCCTTCTCCTTTTAG
- a CDS encoding ABC transporter permease — MNSTETKPSVAPAAADQDERIQRVSFWKKALNRPELGALAGAVLVLAFFIAASSGTGMFTPAGIINFLEVAAQLGIIATAAALLMIGGEFDLSIGSMIGLAGILIAIPAVEYGWPLWAAILLAFACAGLVGWINGNLVNKTGLPSFIVTLGFLFILRGLAIGTSRLLTGRTQVGGVQDHIPGDWFAALFSGEVATGLFSWMAANGWMATNFAGNPTVTGIPVSIVWWLGLTAVATWVLLCTPYGNWIFASGGDANAARNSGVPVQRVKISLFMFTAFSATIFACIQVMDTGSADTIRGLLKELEAIIAVVIGGALLTGGYGSAIGAALGALIFGMVQMGIFYTGVNTDWFQVFLGVMLLVAVLFNNYMRKKAMEAK; from the coding sequence ATGAATTCCACTGAAACGAAACCATCGGTTGCGCCAGCAGCGGCTGATCAAGATGAGCGTATCCAGAGAGTCTCTTTCTGGAAGAAAGCGCTTAATCGCCCGGAGTTGGGGGCGCTGGCCGGTGCCGTGTTGGTGCTTGCCTTCTTTATCGCTGCCTCCAGCGGCACCGGAATGTTTACCCCAGCGGGTATTATTAATTTTCTTGAAGTCGCCGCTCAGCTCGGCATTATCGCCACGGCGGCCGCGTTGCTGATGATCGGCGGAGAGTTTGATCTTTCGATTGGCTCGATGATTGGCCTGGCAGGCATTCTGATTGCCATCCCCGCGGTGGAGTATGGCTGGCCGCTATGGGCCGCAATTCTATTGGCGTTCGCCTGTGCGGGTCTGGTGGGCTGGATTAACGGTAATCTGGTCAATAAAACAGGCTTGCCGTCATTTATCGTTACCCTGGGCTTCCTGTTCATTCTGCGCGGCCTGGCTATCGGTACTAGCCGGTTGTTGACGGGGCGTACTCAGGTAGGAGGAGTGCAGGATCATATCCCCGGAGATTGGTTTGCGGCGCTTTTCTCTGGAGAAGTCGCGACGGGCCTATTTAGCTGGATGGCAGCAAATGGCTGGATGGCGACCAACTTTGCGGGCAACCCCACGGTCACCGGTATTCCCGTCTCGATTGTCTGGTGGCTGGGCTTAACCGCTGTAGCGACTTGGGTACTGCTGTGCACGCCTTACGGCAACTGGATATTCGCTAGCGGTGGCGATGCCAATGCGGCGCGCAATTCAGGCGTCCCCGTCCAGCGCGTCAAGATTTCACTGTTTATGTTTACCGCTTTCTCCGCCACCATCTTTGCCTGCATACAGGTGATGGATACCGGCTCGGCGGACACCATCCGCGGCCTACTAAAAGAACTTGAAGCCATTATTGCGGTGGTAATTGGTGGCGCTTTGCTGACCGGTGGTTATGGCTCCGCTATCGGCGCAGCTCTAGGCGCACTGATCTTTGGCATGGTGCAAATGGGCATTTTTTACACCGGCGTTAATACCGACTGGTTCCAGGTTTTCCTGGGCGTGATGTTGCTGGTGGCGGTGCTATTCAACAATTACATGCGCAAAAAGGCGATGGAGGCCAAATAA
- the iolC gene encoding 5-dehydro-2-deoxygluconokinase, with protein MLNNNSQHRPLDLICLGRVAVDLYAEQIGSRLEDVASFAKYLGGSSGNMAYGTARLGLKSAMLSRVGDEQMGNFVREELARVGVDTSALQTDPERHTGLVLLALKDRESFPLLFYRRDCADMAIDADAIDPEFIARAKALAITGTHLSTDTTRRACRKALDAAAQHDVKRVLDIDYRPVLWGLTNPGDGETRFIADDEVTTGLQRWLPDFDLIVGTEEEFHIAGGSTDTLTALRAVREVSQATLVCKLGPMGCVVFEGAIPDRIEDGILVKGVQVEVLNVLGAGDAFMSGLLRGWLRNESWQTSASYANACGALVVSRHGCAPAMPTEDELFDYLARRDEVPRPDIDQRLNHLHRVTTRVPVQWPEVLGLAFDHRRQLTDMAREEHANSARLPALKKLLVSAAEEGAKLGGISTPAILVDDVLGQDALNHASGKGWWIGRPVELPGSRPLRFQHGDDLGACLRNWPREQIIKCLVFYHPDDELSLRLEQEERLRQLYQAACAYGLELLIEIIPPADMPSDNTTLPRSLQRLYNLGIRPDWWKLPSMTDVAWQAVGETIEREDAYCRGVVLLGLDAPMDDMKRGFEAAANHACCKGFTVGRTLFASASRDWLAGRIDDASLVERVAQNYAELITAWRQLRQAQPQTLAHTEEA; from the coding sequence ATGCTGAATAACAATAGTCAACACCGGCCGCTAGACCTGATTTGCCTGGGACGTGTGGCGGTCGACCTGTACGCCGAGCAGATTGGCAGCCGTTTAGAAGACGTGGCGAGCTTTGCCAAGTACCTAGGTGGCAGCTCGGGCAATATGGCTTACGGCACCGCTCGTTTAGGATTGAAGTCTGCCATGCTCTCGCGGGTCGGCGATGAACAAATGGGCAACTTTGTTCGCGAGGAATTAGCACGAGTGGGGGTGGATACCTCTGCGCTACAAACCGACCCTGAGCGCCACACCGGCTTGGTGCTGCTGGCGTTAAAAGATCGCGAAAGCTTCCCGCTGCTATTTTACCGCCGCGACTGTGCCGATATGGCCATCGATGCCGACGCCATCGACCCTGAATTTATCGCTCGGGCCAAGGCGCTGGCGATTACCGGCACCCACCTTTCTACCGATACCACTCGCCGGGCGTGCCGCAAAGCACTGGACGCTGCCGCCCAGCATGACGTGAAGCGGGTGTTGGATATCGACTACCGCCCCGTGCTGTGGGGGCTGACCAACCCCGGCGATGGCGAAACCCGCTTTATCGCCGATGATGAAGTGACCACCGGCCTGCAGCGCTGGCTGCCAGATTTTGACCTGATTGTGGGCACCGAAGAGGAGTTTCATATTGCCGGTGGCAGCACCGACACCTTAACGGCCCTGCGCGCGGTGCGTGAGGTTAGCCAGGCGACCCTGGTATGCAAGCTGGGCCCCATGGGCTGTGTCGTGTTTGAAGGGGCGATTCCTGACCGCATTGAAGATGGCATTCTGGTCAAGGGCGTTCAGGTCGAAGTACTCAATGTACTGGGCGCTGGCGATGCCTTTATGAGTGGGCTGCTACGTGGCTGGCTACGCAATGAATCCTGGCAAACCAGTGCCAGCTATGCCAATGCCTGCGGCGCGCTGGTGGTCTCCCGCCACGGCTGTGCCCCCGCCATGCCCACCGAAGACGAGTTATTTGATTACTTGGCGCGCCGGGATGAGGTACCCCGTCCGGATATCGATCAACGCCTGAATCATCTGCACCGCGTCACTACCCGGGTGCCCGTTCAATGGCCCGAAGTGCTGGGGTTAGCATTTGATCATCGTCGCCAGCTTACCGATATGGCCCGCGAAGAGCATGCCAACAGCGCGCGGCTGCCAGCACTCAAAAAACTCTTGGTCAGCGCCGCTGAAGAGGGCGCCAAGCTGGGCGGTATCTCCACTCCCGCGATCCTGGTTGATGACGTGCTGGGTCAGGACGCGCTCAATCATGCCAGTGGAAAAGGCTGGTGGATTGGTCGACCGGTAGAGCTGCCAGGCTCACGCCCGCTGCGTTTCCAGCATGGCGATGACTTAGGTGCCTGCCTACGCAACTGGCCTAGAGAACAGATCATTAAATGCTTGGTGTTTTACCACCCTGACGATGAACTCTCACTGCGCCTGGAGCAGGAAGAGCGTCTGCGCCAGCTCTATCAGGCGGCCTGTGCTTATGGGCTGGAGTTGCTGATTGAGATAATCCCTCCCGCTGATATGCCAAGCGATAACACGACGCTACCGCGCAGCCTTCAGCGGCTCTACAACCTAGGCATTCGCCCAGACTGGTGGAAGCTACCCTCAATGACGGATGTTGCCTGGCAGGCGGTGGGCGAGACGATTGAGCGCGAGGATGCTTACTGCCGTGGGGTTGTACTGCTCGGACTCGACGCCCCTATGGACGACATGAAACGCGGCTTTGAAGCAGCCGCCAATCATGCCTGCTGTAAGGGTTTCACCGTTGGCCGCACGCTATTTGCCAGTGCGAGTCGTGATTGGCTGGCCGGGCGTATCGACGACGCTAGTTTGGTAGAGCGCGTCGCCCAGAACTATGCCGAACTGATAACGGCGTGGCGGCAATTAAGGCAGGCGCAGCCGCAAACGCTGGCCCACACCGAGGAGGCGTAA
- a CDS encoding ATP-binding cassette domain-containing protein yields the protein MTTRTPMIEMRSVSKHFGSVIALSDISMQVYSGEVMCLLGDNGAGKSTLIKTLSGVHQPTHGEMLLDGKPARFKSPAYALDAGIATVFQDLAMVPLMSITRNFFMGREPTVGWGPLKRIDWKYADRVAKEEMAKIGIDVRDPSQPVGTLSGGERQCVAIARAVYFGAKVLILDEPTSALGVKQASVVLRYIAKARADGLAVIFITHNVHHAYPVADAFTLLSRGGSLGSFRKEEVSREEVLNMMAGGAELESLDAELAEFQREDKAKKASLADQDTQPADASSAEQSSPRAASGY from the coding sequence ATGACCACACGTACGCCAATGATTGAAATGCGCAGTGTCAGCAAACACTTCGGCAGTGTTATCGCCTTAAGTGATATCTCGATGCAGGTCTACTCCGGTGAGGTTATGTGCCTGCTAGGGGATAACGGTGCTGGCAAGTCAACGTTGATTAAAACCCTTTCCGGTGTTCACCAGCCCACCCACGGCGAAATGCTACTGGATGGCAAACCCGCTCGTTTCAAGTCCCCAGCTTATGCATTAGACGCTGGTATCGCGACCGTTTTCCAGGATCTGGCAATGGTGCCGTTGATGTCGATTACCCGTAACTTTTTTATGGGGCGCGAACCGACGGTGGGCTGGGGGCCTTTAAAGCGGATTGATTGGAAATATGCCGACCGGGTTGCCAAAGAGGAAATGGCTAAAATCGGTATTGATGTACGCGACCCAAGCCAGCCGGTGGGCACGCTTTCTGGTGGGGAGCGCCAGTGTGTGGCGATTGCTCGTGCCGTCTACTTTGGTGCCAAAGTGCTGATTCTGGATGAGCCCACGTCCGCGCTTGGGGTCAAGCAGGCGTCTGTTGTACTGCGCTACATTGCCAAAGCCCGCGCCGATGGCCTGGCGGTTATCTTTATTACCCACAACGTCCACCATGCTTACCCAGTGGCGGATGCGTTCACCCTATTGTCACGCGGCGGTAGTTTGGGCTCCTTCCGCAAAGAAGAAGTCAGCCGCGAAGAAGTGCTCAACATGATGGCGGGTGGCGCTGAGCTTGAAAGCCTGGATGCAGAGCTTGCGGAATTCCAGCGGGAAGATAAAGCCAAGAAGGCCAGCTTAGCCGACCAAGACACTCAGCCTGCCGATGCAAGCAGTGCAGAGCAATCTTCACCGCGAGCGGCAAGCGGTTATTAA
- the iolB gene encoding 5-deoxy-glucuronate isomerase produces the protein MASLLVRPTAPDAQGTVIDVTPESAGWTHVGFRVHKLTKGQRLEASSDNQEVCLVLLTGRATVTCGEHRFEDIGKRMDIFEQIPPYAVYLPDHVSYAVEATTDLELAVCAAPGHGNHAPRLISPDNIKQSTRGQGTNTRHVHDILPESEPADSLLVVEVFTPAGNWSSYPPHKHDVDNLPHESYLEETYYHRINPEQGFAFQRVYTDDRSLDETMAVENGCCVLVPKGYHPVGASHGYSLYYLNVMAGPKRAWKFHNDPDHEWLMNV, from the coding sequence ATGGCTTCACTACTGGTACGCCCCACCGCCCCAGATGCCCAAGGCACCGTGATTGACGTTACCCCTGAATCGGCTGGCTGGACGCACGTTGGCTTTCGGGTGCATAAACTCACCAAGGGCCAGCGCCTGGAGGCCAGCAGCGATAACCAGGAAGTCTGCCTGGTGCTGCTCACCGGGCGGGCCACAGTGACCTGCGGCGAGCACCGCTTTGAAGACATCGGCAAGCGCATGGATATCTTTGAGCAGATCCCTCCCTACGCGGTTTATCTGCCTGACCATGTTAGCTACGCGGTGGAAGCGACCACAGACTTAGAGCTAGCGGTGTGCGCTGCCCCTGGGCATGGCAATCACGCCCCAAGGCTGATTTCCCCCGATAACATCAAGCAGAGCACCCGTGGCCAGGGCACTAATACCCGCCACGTACACGATATTCTGCCGGAAAGCGAGCCCGCCGATAGCCTACTAGTGGTTGAGGTATTCACACCTGCGGGTAACTGGTCTAGCTACCCGCCACATAAACACGATGTGGATAACTTACCCCACGAATCCTACCTGGAAGAAACCTACTACCACCGGATTAACCCTGAACAAGGGTTCGCCTTTCAGCGCGTTTACACAGATGACAGAAGCCTTGACGAAACCATGGCAGTAGAGAACGGTTGCTGCGTGTTGGTACCCAAGGGCTACCACCCTGTGGGCGCTTCTCATGGCTACTCGCTCTACTACTTAAATGTCATGGCGGGGCCCAAGCGGGCATGGAAATTTCACAACGACCCCGACCATGAGTGGTTAATGAACGTGTGA
- the iolD gene encoding 3D-(3,5/4)-trihydroxycyclohexane-1,2-dione acylhydrolase (decyclizing), protein MSTIRLTMAQALVKYLSAQRIEINGQEVALFEGVFAIFGHGNVAGLGEALYHVQDELPTFRAHNEQSMAHAAIAFAKANGRQRLMAATSSIGPGATNMVTAAALAHANRLPILLLPGDTFATREPDPVLQQVEHFGDPTISVNDCFRPVSRYFDRINRPEQLLTSLPQAIATLLDPEHCGPATLALPQDVQTFAYDYPAAFFAPKVHRIRRSPPDAYELRQAIAALQQAKRPLIIAGGGVHYAAACDALAEFAKKRAIPVAETQAGKGALADSHPCAVGAIGVTGSAAANQLAEQADVILAVGTRLQDFTTGSRALFEDNDKTLITLNVGRFDSLKHQALPLSCDALIGMGQLDAALGEWRGSDEWREQTGTLKREWAEIVRRVTADQGLALPTDAQVIGAVNRQAGSDTTVVCAAGGLPGELHKLWQCSGPGNYHVEYGFSCMGYEIAGGLGVKMAKPDNEVVVMVGDGSYLMHNSELATSVMLGHKLIVVVLDNRGYGCINRLQHATGGAGFNNLLQDCRTVEAGAPKTDFAAHAKALGCESESVSGIAELEQALVRARSASSTYVIALDTDPLPSTQEGGAWWEVAVPEVSKREAVNKAYQGYREAKQRQAR, encoded by the coding sequence ATGAGCACCATTCGACTCACCATGGCTCAAGCACTGGTCAAGTATCTCTCCGCTCAGCGTATTGAGATCAATGGCCAAGAAGTGGCGCTTTTTGAGGGGGTGTTTGCGATTTTTGGTCATGGCAATGTGGCGGGGTTAGGCGAAGCGCTTTACCACGTGCAAGACGAATTGCCGACCTTTCGCGCCCATAACGAGCAGTCCATGGCCCACGCGGCGATTGCCTTTGCCAAAGCCAATGGCCGCCAGCGCCTAATGGCGGCGACCAGCTCCATCGGCCCAGGGGCGACCAATATGGTCACCGCCGCGGCGCTCGCTCACGCCAACCGCTTGCCGATCCTGCTGCTGCCGGGGGACACCTTTGCCACCCGCGAACCGGATCCGGTACTGCAACAAGTGGAACATTTCGGTGACCCGACGATTAGCGTCAACGACTGTTTTCGCCCGGTATCGCGCTACTTCGACCGCATTAACCGCCCCGAGCAGTTGCTGACCAGCCTGCCTCAGGCGATTGCCACTCTGCTTGACCCTGAACACTGCGGCCCCGCGACCCTGGCGCTGCCCCAGGATGTGCAAACCTTTGCCTACGATTATCCTGCGGCATTTTTTGCCCCCAAAGTGCACCGCATTCGCCGCTCGCCACCGGATGCTTACGAGCTTCGCCAAGCCATCGCCGCACTGCAACAGGCCAAGCGCCCGCTGATCATTGCTGGCGGCGGCGTGCATTACGCGGCTGCCTGCGATGCCTTAGCCGAGTTTGCCAAAAAGCGCGCTATTCCGGTGGCTGAAACCCAGGCGGGGAAGGGCGCGCTGGCCGATAGCCACCCTTGCGCTGTGGGTGCCATTGGGGTGACCGGTAGTGCAGCTGCCAACCAGTTGGCGGAGCAGGCGGATGTCATTCTGGCGGTGGGCACACGACTGCAGGACTTTACCACTGGCTCTCGGGCGCTGTTTGAAGACAACGATAAAACACTGATCACCCTTAACGTTGGCCGTTTCGATAGCTTGAAGCATCAAGCGTTGCCGCTTAGCTGCGATGCTTTGATCGGGATGGGGCAACTCGACGCAGCGCTGGGCGAGTGGCGCGGTAGCGATGAATGGCGCGAACAAACCGGCACGCTCAAACGCGAATGGGCCGAAATAGTGCGCCGTGTAACCGCAGATCAAGGGCTAGCGCTGCCCACCGATGCTCAGGTAATAGGGGCCGTCAATCGCCAGGCTGGCAGCGATACAACCGTGGTCTGCGCTGCCGGTGGTTTACCCGGCGAGCTGCACAAACTCTGGCAATGTTCGGGCCCTGGCAACTACCACGTTGAGTACGGTTTCTCCTGCATGGGCTATGAAATTGCCGGTGGGCTGGGCGTCAAGATGGCCAAGCCCGACAACGAGGTAGTGGTGATGGTCGGCGATGGCAGCTACCTGATGCACAACTCAGAGCTGGCGACATCGGTGATGCTGGGCCACAAGCTGATTGTGGTGGTGTTGGATAACCGCGGTTATGGCTGTATCAACCGCTTGCAGCACGCCACCGGCGGCGCGGGGTTTAACAACCTGCTGCAAGATTGCCGCACTGTCGAGGCGGGCGCACCGAAAACCGATTTTGCCGCCCACGCTAAAGCGTTGGGCTGTGAGTCTGAATCAGTGAGCGGCATTGCGGAACTAGAGCAGGCATTGGTGCGCGCTCGCAGCGCCTCTTCGACCTACGTGATTGCCCTGGATACTGATCCACTGCCCAGCACCCAAGAAGGCGGTGCCTGGTGGGAAGTAGCCGTGCCCGAGGTCTCCAAGCGTGAAGCCGTCAATAAAGCCTATCAAGGTTACCGCGAAGCCAAGCAGCGCCAGGCCCGCTAA
- the iolG gene encoding inositol 2-dehydrogenase has product MKLALIGAGRIGKVHAQAIYSHPNVTLVAVADFHQPAAEALAKQYASRAASVDEIFADDEIDAVLIASSTPTHAEYLERAARAGKAVLCEKPIALDLARTRDALQVLSEHPVTCALGFNRRHDPQFAALKKAITEGRIGALETLTIISRDPSPPPAEYVAESGGLFRDMMIHDLDMARWLLDEPIESVFAVGSSIIDPAIGEAGDVDTAMVTLTTASGKLCQISNSRRACYGYDQRIEAFGSQGMLQAQNESDTRLRFTGEAGQVEDKPKWFFLERYAQAYQLEIGDFVAAWQEKRAPLAGAQDGLEALRLADAAELSLREGRKIVLDASA; this is encoded by the coding sequence ATGAAACTCGCGCTTATCGGCGCTGGGCGCATCGGCAAAGTGCATGCCCAGGCCATTTATTCACACCCCAACGTGACGCTGGTTGCCGTGGCTGATTTTCATCAGCCTGCCGCAGAAGCTCTGGCCAAGCAGTACGCTAGCCGAGCAGCCTCTGTGGATGAAATCTTCGCAGATGATGAGATTGATGCCGTGCTGATCGCCTCAAGCACACCTACTCATGCGGAGTATCTGGAGCGTGCCGCCCGTGCAGGCAAGGCGGTTCTGTGCGAGAAACCTATCGCCCTGGATTTAGCGCGCACGCGCGATGCCCTACAGGTACTTAGCGAACACCCGGTGACCTGTGCGTTAGGCTTTAACCGTCGCCACGACCCACAGTTTGCAGCATTGAAAAAAGCGATTACCGAAGGGCGTATTGGCGCACTTGAAACGCTGACGATTATTAGCCGCGACCCCTCTCCCCCGCCTGCTGAGTATGTGGCTGAATCCGGCGGTCTGTTCCGCGACATGATGATTCATGATCTTGATATGGCTCGCTGGTTGCTTGATGAGCCTATTGAAAGTGTCTTTGCCGTCGGTAGTAGCATCATTGACCCAGCGATTGGTGAAGCAGGTGATGTGGATACCGCCATGGTCACCCTGACCACCGCCAGTGGCAAGCTTTGCCAAATCAGCAACTCACGGCGCGCCTGCTACGGCTATGATCAGCGTATCGAAGCCTTTGGCAGCCAAGGCATGCTGCAAGCCCAGAACGAGAGCGATACCCGGCTGCGTTTTACGGGTGAAGCAGGCCAAGTGGAAGACAAACCCAAGTGGTTCTTCCTGGAGCGCTACGCCCAAGCCTACCAACTTGAAATTGGCGACTTTGTCGCCGCCTGGCAAGAGAAGCGTGCGCCACTCGCCGGTGCCCAAGATGGCCTAGAGGCGTTGCGCTTAGCCGATGCAGCGGAGCTTTCATTGCGTGAAGGTCGCAAAATTGTGCTCGACGCCTCGGCCTAA
- a CDS encoding sugar ABC transporter substrate-binding protein produces MARLSQWLLASAAATALMAGAVQAQETEQEESRFVMVTHGVPSDPFWSVVKNGAEAAAETVGASLEYRAPSTFDMAKMQQLVQAAVASNPDGLILSFTDENALGGAVQNAVDNGIPVITINSGGDVARDYGARLHVGQSEYEAGKQAAERMQEMGVEKGVCVNHEQGNQGLDQRCDGFVDGFDGNAEQLATTYDPTNIRNAIVAYLNENSDVRGVLTLGALAADPMIRAMREQGATDMFTLGTFDLSPGILEALDAGELDFAIDQQQYMQGYLPVMFLDQFVKNGLLPAGDVATGPGFVTQENAAQVIELSSQGIR; encoded by the coding sequence ATGGCACGTCTATCTCAATGGCTTCTAGCCTCTGCCGCCGCCACGGCATTAATGGCAGGTGCCGTACAAGCACAAGAAACAGAGCAAGAAGAGAGCCGTTTCGTCATGGTGACCCATGGCGTTCCCTCTGATCCTTTCTGGTCGGTAGTGAAAAACGGCGCAGAAGCCGCCGCCGAAACCGTCGGGGCTAGCCTGGAGTATCGCGCGCCTTCCACCTTTGACATGGCCAAAATGCAGCAGCTTGTTCAAGCGGCGGTGGCGTCGAACCCTGATGGTCTGATCCTTTCTTTCACTGACGAAAATGCCCTGGGTGGCGCTGTCCAAAATGCTGTCGATAACGGCATACCCGTCATCACCATTAACTCCGGTGGCGATGTGGCAAGGGATTATGGTGCCCGGCTGCACGTTGGGCAAAGTGAGTATGAAGCAGGTAAGCAGGCTGCTGAGCGCATGCAGGAAATGGGCGTTGAGAAAGGCGTCTGCGTTAACCATGAACAAGGCAACCAAGGACTGGACCAGCGCTGTGATGGTTTTGTCGACGGCTTCGATGGCAATGCTGAGCAGCTAGCGACCACTTACGACCCCACCAATATTCGCAATGCCATTGTCGCTTACCTTAATGAGAACAGTGATGTACGTGGTGTGCTGACTTTGGGTGCATTGGCCGCTGATCCGATGATTCGGGCCATGCGTGAGCAGGGGGCAACCGATATGTTCACCCTTGGTACTTTTGATCTTTCACCCGGTATTTTGGAAGCCTTGGATGCGGGTGAACTGGACTTTGCGATCGACCAACAGCAGTACATGCAGGGCTATTTACCTGTCATGTTCCTAGATCAGTTCGTCAAGAACGGTCTGCTGCCCGCAGGGGATGTTGCCACCGGCCCTGGATTTGTTACTCAAGAAAACGCTGCTCAGGTCATTGAGCTGAGTAGTCAGGGCATCCGCTGA
- a CDS encoding MurR/RpiR family transcriptional regulator, translating into MPQPPQSYRELETLITAEYATLSKRLQQTARFMLDHPQEVALATVAKIAEQADVTPSTLIRLANSLGFKGFSEMQQLFRSRLVDELPNYTERIRAVRSATGETPDSTQLLWEFADANRAVLEQLPSRIDPESLEKALDIFEKAHAIHVMGARRSFMVASYMTYALAHVDKPALLVSGLGGMYGEQLRAMSQHDALLTISFSPYAEESQKACEDAHQRGLPIVVITDSSLSPLARFADVTFVVNEAEVKSFRGLTASLCLTQALAIALGVRQDKSRDKAQEKASTKKRKT; encoded by the coding sequence ATGCCACAACCACCACAGAGCTACCGTGAGTTGGAAACGCTGATCACCGCCGAGTACGCCACACTGAGCAAACGCTTACAGCAAACCGCGCGCTTTATGCTTGATCACCCTCAGGAAGTTGCTTTAGCGACCGTGGCCAAAATTGCCGAACAGGCGGATGTCACGCCATCCACCTTAATTCGCTTGGCCAATAGCTTGGGCTTTAAAGGCTTTTCCGAAATGCAGCAGCTGTTTCGCAGCCGCCTGGTCGATGAGTTGCCTAACTACACCGAGCGAATTCGTGCAGTACGCAGCGCCACCGGAGAAACACCTGATAGCACCCAACTATTATGGGAGTTCGCTGACGCCAACCGCGCCGTGCTTGAGCAGTTACCCAGCCGTATTGATCCAGAGAGCCTAGAGAAGGCGCTAGACATTTTTGAAAAGGCCCATGCGATTCATGTGATGGGCGCACGACGTAGCTTCATGGTCGCCAGCTACATGACCTATGCCCTGGCGCATGTGGATAAACCTGCGCTGCTGGTCAGTGGTTTGGGGGGAATGTACGGCGAGCAACTGCGCGCGATGAGCCAACATGACGCCCTACTGACCATCAGCTTCTCTCCCTATGCCGAAGAGAGCCAAAAAGCCTGCGAAGACGCCCATCAGCGCGGTTTACCCATTGTGGTGATTACTGATTCAAGCCTCAGCCCACTGGCGCGTTTCGCGGATGTTACTTTCGTGGTTAACGAAGCTGAAGTGAAAAGTTTTCGCGGCTTGACCGCATCGCTCTGCTTAACCCAAGCCTTGGCAATTGCACTGGGCGTGCGACAAGACAAATCCCGAGACAAAGCCCAGGAAAAAGCCTCAACTAAAAAACGTAAGACATAA